Proteins found in one Micropterus dolomieu isolate WLL.071019.BEF.003 ecotype Adirondacks linkage group LG10, ASM2129224v1, whole genome shotgun sequence genomic segment:
- the LOC123977995 gene encoding G-protein coupled receptor 6, producing MNESLVVNDSSATPVAGEALPWMEADSPEHNGSLEYSTAPLDFPINPWDIMLCMSGTVIACENAIVVAIIFYTPTLRTPMFVLIGSLATADLLAGMGLILNFVFQYVISSETISLITVGFLVASFTASISSLLAITVDRYFSLYNALTYFSEKTLQYVHLMLLGTWGVSLFLGLLPVLGWNCLDDPASCSIVRPLTRSNITLLAISFFAIFVLMLTLYFKICKIVCHHAHQIALQQHFFATSHYMATKKGVSTLAIILGTFGASWLPFAIYCLVGERDYPSVYTYATLLPATYNSMINPIIYAYRNAEIQRSIYMLLCGCFQANKAYRSRSPSEV from the coding sequence ATGAACGAGTCGCTGGTGGTGAACGACTCCTCGGCGACCCCTGTGGCTGGAGAGGCTCTCCCCTGGATGGAGGCGGACTCTCCCGAGCACAATGGCAGCCTGGAGTACTCCACCGCCCCGTTAGATTTCCCCATCAACCCATGGGACATTATGCTCTGTATGTCAGGCACCGTTATCGCCTGTGAAAACGCCATAGTAGTAGCAATCATCTTCTACACGCCGACACTAAGGACTCCCATGTTTGTGCTGATTGGGAGCCTGGCCACAGCGGACCTGCTGGCCGGCATGGGGTTAATCCTGAACTTTGTGTTTCAGTATGTGATCTCCTCTGAGACTATCAGCCTTATCACTGTAGGCTTCCTGGTGGCCTCCTTCACTGCGTCCATCAGCAGCCTTTTGGCCATAACAGTGGACCGTTACTTCTCCCTCTACAACGCTCTGACATACTTCTCAGAGAAGACGCTGCAGTACGTACACCTGATGTTACTGGGGACCTGGGGCGTGTCTCTGTTCCTGGGCTTGCTGCCGGTGCTCGGCTGGAACTGCCTGGACGACCCGGCCTCCTGCAGCATCGTTCGTCCTTTGACCCGGAGCAACATCACGCTCCTGGCCATCTCCTTCTTTGCCATCTTCGTGCTCATGCTGACCCTCTACTTCAAGATTTGTAAGATCGTGTGCCACCATGCCCACCAGATCGCCCTCCAGCAGCACTTTTTTGCCACGTCGCATTACATGGCCACTAAGAAGGGGGTCTCCACTTTGGCCATCATCTTGGGGACATTTGGTGCCAGCTGGCTGCCCTTCGCCATCTACTGCCTGGTAGGTGAGAGGGACTATCCATCAGTGTATACCTATGCTACACTGCTGCCAGCCACCTACAACTCCATGATCAACCCCATCATCTACGCCTACAGAAACGCAGAGATCCAGCGCTCCATCTACATGCTTCTCTGCGGCTGCTTTCAGGCCAACAAGGCCTACAGGTCCAGGTCACCAAGTGAAGTCTAA